Proteins found in one Cyprinus carpio isolate SPL01 chromosome B10, ASM1834038v1, whole genome shotgun sequence genomic segment:
- the LOC109055054 gene encoding PAX3- and PAX7-binding protein 1: MNEEREEPKASLLSFRDDDDETEMFRVKKSNHSKKIVKQLKKEYKEDLEKTSGPTQDQNTRIGGPAQNLSIKEEPLEGSRASSEQGEEEMEVDSTEEQEGDGEQRPAGGAFSQTLSALSSLRPGEIPDAAFIHAARKRRQMARELGGEAPLVENEATNKRLTHEDENGGSDDEDEKRIVFSGVNMKSQRQKIAEEIGIECSDDEALDNGQDEEVSRWEQEQIRKGISIPQVQSTQSEDPSMYYQGSYDAQPYGASYMPFSYAATVGADNSKPLKAEPSVPSYPIPSCDLTPITTDLVKKRLKDRLSFMRHGHDSNARRFEQIQEELEASKKTIQLLEGSSQDAADKYRFLQEMRGYVGDLLECFSEKVPVILELEVAMHQLLRQRASRLVHRRQDDIKDESSEFSSLSSKAVMAPNLDSFGRDRTAYQELAKQRRIAEREARRTRRRQAREQNGKRAGHKEGLSSDDEETSTDITSFNLERDRILMESKKVFEDVMDDFHSLDNIKSHFETWRKLYFTCYRDAYIGLCLPKLFNPLIRLQLISWSPLEVECPNFEYMLWFESLLFYGCGEQSALKKEEDIDNNLLPAIVERVLLPKLAVLMDQVWDPLSSSQTFRLVTFMQRLIKYYPTVLHGDNRNTQELLRTIVMRIRRTLDDDIFLPLFPKNVMENKNSGPYLFSQRQFWSCVKLLGNILIWDGILSPSVLKELAIDSTLNRYILSALQTTDVSEEHVEKCRRVVECFPVQWFSSLKGQQTLPQLENFCRYLKHLASSLYRGCVSGSDVEKRNVRENIKEVVRLLGRLNALDHVIAVASEHGIKDIKTLLENK; encoded by the exons ATGAATGAGGAGAGAGAGGAACCGAAAGCGAGTCTGCTGAGCTTTCGCGATGATGACG ATGAGACTGAAATGTTCCGTGTGAAGAAATCCAACCACAGCAAGAAGATTGTCAAGCAGCTGAAGAAAGAATACAAGGAGGATTTGGAAAAGACCAGCGGTCCCACACAGGATCAAAACACACGCATTG GTGGACCTGCTCAGAATCTGTCAATTAAAGAGGAACCCTTGGAGGGCAGCAGAGCCAGCAGTGAACAGGGAGAAGAAGAAATGGAGGTGGACAGCACTGAGGAACAGGAGGGGGATGGCGAGCAAAGGCCTGCGGGTGGAGCGTTTAGCCAAACTCTGTCGGCTCTCAGCTCGCTCAGACCAG GCGAGATCCCCGACGCGGCCTTCATTCATGCTGCTCGTAAACGTAGGCAGATGGCTCGAGAGCTCGGGGGTGAAGCTCCGCTTGTCGAGAATGAGGCTACAAACAAGCGCCTCACTCATGAAGATGAGAACGGCGGCAGTGACGACGAAGACGAGAAGAGAATCGTCTTCAGTGGAGTCAACATGAAGAGTCAGAGGCAGAAAATAGCGGAGGAGATCG GTATTGAATGCAGTGATGATGAAGCTCTAGATAATGGGCAGGATGAGGAAGTGAGTCGCTGGGAGCAGGAGCAGATCAGGAAGGGCATTAGCATTCCACAG gtCCAATCCACCCAATCCGAGGATCCATCTATGTATTACCAAGGCAGTTATGATGCACAGCCATATGGAGCATCCTACATGCCCTTTAGCTACGCTGCCACAGTTGGAGCAGACAACAGCAAGCCTTTGAAAGCAGAGCCTTCAGTTCCAAGTTACCCCATTCCCTCTTGTGACCTGACCCCTATAACCACAGATCTGGTAAAGAAACGTCTCAAAGACAG GCTGAGCTTCATGCGCCATGGGCACGATTCCAATGCCCGGCGCTTTGAGCAGATCCAGGAGGAGCTGGAGGCCTCCAAAAAGACCATCCAGCTCCTGGAGGGCTCCTCACAAGACGCTGCAGACAAATATAGATTCTTGCAAGAAATGCGAGGGTATGTTGGAGACTTGCTTGAGTGTTTCAGTGAAAAG GTGCCTGTTATTCTGGAGCTAGAGGTCGCCATGCACCAGTTACTTCGGCAGCGGGCGTCCCGTCTCGTCCACAGAAGACAGGATGATATTAAAGATGAATCGTCGGAGTTTTCCAGCCTTTCAA GTAAGGCTGTTATGGCCCCTAACTTGGATTCATTCGGTAGAGATCGCACAGCCTATCAGGAGCTGGCCAAGCAGAGGAGGATAGCTGAAAGAGAAGCCAGACG AACTCGTCGCAGACAAGCTCGAGAGCAGAACGGCAAGAGAGCCGGGCATAAGGAGGGGCTGTCCAGTGATGATGAAGAGACGTCTACTGACATCACCAGCTTCAACTTAGAGAGAG ATCGCATTTTAATGGAGTCAAAGAAGGTTTTTGAGGATGTCATGGATGATTTCCACTCACTGGACAACATAAAGTCTCACTTTGAGACCTGGAGAAAGCTGTATTTTACTTGCTATAGAGACGCCTACATCGGACTGTGTCTGCCCAAACTCTTCAACCCCCTTATCCGATTACAGCTCATCTCATGGTCTCCACTGGAG GTGGAGTGTCCTAACTTTGAATACATGCTGTGGTTTGAGTCTTTGCTCTTCTATGGGTGTGGGGAGCAGAGCGCCCTAAAGAAAGAAGAAGACATAGATAACAACCTGCTTCCTGCTATTGTAGAAAGAGTGCTGCTTCCTAAACTAGCAG TGCTGATGGATCAGGTGTGGGATCCGCTCTCCAGCAGTCAGACATTCAGACTGGTGACTTTCATGCAGAGGCTGATTAAATACTATCCCACTGTGCTGCACGGCGACAACCGCAACACACAA GAGCTTCTGAGGACCATAGTCATGCGAATTCGACGGACTCTTGATGATGACATTTTCCTGCCCCTGTTTCCAAAAAA TGTAATGGAGAACAAGAACTCTGGTCCTTACCTCTTTTCCCAGAGACAGTTTTGGTCTTGTGTGAAG TTACTTGGGAATATCTTGATATGGGATGGGATCCTGTCTCCGTCAGTGCTGAAGGAGCTCGCCATAGACAGCACACTAAACCGCTACATTCTCTCAGCGCTGCAGACTACAGATGTTAGCGAGGAACATGTGGAGAAATGCCGCAGG GTGGTGGAGTGTTTTCCTGTGCAGTGGTTCAGCAGTCTGAAAGGACAGCAGACTCTTCCTCAGCTGGAGAACTTCTGCAGATATTTGAAACACCTAGCCAGCAGTCTTTACCGTGGCTGTGTGTCTGGATCAGACGTGGAGAAAAGAAACGTGAG GGAAAACATAAAGGAGGTGGTTAGGCTTCTGGGACGGCTCAATGCTTTAGACCACGTGATTGCTGTTGCGTCAGAACACGGCATTAAAGATATAAAGACTCTTCTGGAGAACAAATGA